TGCGTCCAGGATATTTCCCTTTTCATCAATCAAAATGTATCTTGGAAAAGCTTTTGCATTATAATCGTTGTTGAACGGATGGTTTGTTCCTGCTGTCCAAAGATTAACCGTATTTGTGAATTGAAACTCTTTTATTTTACTTAACCATTTTTCCCTGTCATCATCAGCAGAAATAGAAATAAAAACGATATTTTCATTTTTATATTCGTCTGAAAGCTTTTTCATTTCAGGCATTTCTTTCAGGCAGGGCCCGCAAAATGAACTCCAGCAATCTATGTATACAAATTTTCCATAAAAGTCAGAAAGCCTGACAACATTTCCACCATCATCTGCTATTTCAAATTCAGGTGCTTTTTCCCCTATAGCCAGTCTGCTCCAGCTATTATATTTCCCGGTCAGGAATTCTTTCCGCTCCTGGTCATTTATGTAAGGCAGAAAATCCTGGTATATGCTGTCCAGTCCATCTGTTCCATTAAAGTTTATATAAGTAATGAACTTCGCATAGATGATTTCTTCAAACATTTCCTTCTCAGTAAATAATTCCTTCGCCAACAGGTACTTGTCTTGGAAATCTTTTGCCTTATGATCCAGGTATGCACTTAAGGCTTCCCGGTAAACTTTGAATTTGAACAGCTCTGCCTGGCCAGGCTCAACCTGGTCGGTAAACTGGTAATAATTGCCCGGAAGCTCTGCCTTCGTATTGGTTAACATCTCATAAAAACCCGGATAACCAAATTGCTGATTAATCCAGTAATAGTCGATAAGCAGGCTTTCAGTATTGAAGAAATTATCAGAAATATTTGGATTCAGATCTTTGTAATCACGCAATAATTTGGTTCTTACCTGTTTAATGCTGTCAACCGATTTCAGGAAGCTTTCCGGATTGGATGAAAAAAGAGCGATATCAATCATTCTCGGGTCGCCAAAACCCAGTTCTTTCATTAACTCGCGCCCTTTAAATAAATATTCACTTTCTTCAAAACCATTTCCAGAAAATTGAACCTGTATATTTGCCTTGTCATAATGTATGAAAATACTATCACCAGGTTCAGCATACAGCGGAATCCATTCATCCAGTTTTAATTCTATATAATTGTCCTTCAAGTCACTAATAACAAAGGAATAGCTGCCTCCAACGATGGTGTCGACGTATGTTGAATCATTGGTTTTTAGTTCTGCAACACTAATCTCAGAGTTTCCCGGAGATCCAGCAATTCTGATTGTATGATTGCCTTTTCTACTACATCCCAGGAAGAGAACCAATGGAATTAAAATCAAAAATTTTTTCATATATATTGTTTTTATATTAGAAATCTTGTCACTTAATCGTGCAGCCAAGGCATTTAGAACGATGATAAAATCATACCCACGCTGATTCTGCCGGTGCTTTTAAGGCCGTAAATATAGGGCATTGCAATAAATCCTCAAAAGGGAGGATGGAATTAATCTGTGTTTGCCCCGGTATCTGGTTGAAAATTCCAGTGGCAGAGGCGTTGAAAAGTTGAATAAATAATGACCTTGAACCTTGAACCTTAAACCTTAAACCTTAAACCTTAAACCCAACCCCATTCCTGTTTTCCTGTCCGGGATGAATGAGCAGGGCGCCACACCAGGCCAGCGGGTCTCTGGTTCAGGAAACCCGCTTGTGTTGTCGGCTTTCCCTTATGGCTTTTTCCAGTCGCGATTGCCTGGTTTTTTCCTGCACCCCGCTCATGATCCAGCGCATGATTGCCTTTTTATACGAGGGCGCTTGTTTCACGAAAAACGCCCAGGCCTCGGGGTCCTCCCTGAACCGTTTTTCATAGGCTGAACCATGAAATACCCGGTCCTTTTCCTGCAAGGAAATCCCGGGTTCATTTACTTTCCTTAAACTAAAGGCCTTCAGCCCGGCAGCCTTCATCAGCCCCGCTTCGGTGAGCGCTTCCGCTTTCCTGATATTGACTTCACTCCAGTTGCTTCCGGGCCTGCGCGGGGTAAAACGAATGCAGTAACACTCCCTGTCAATCGATTTCCTGATGCCGTCGATCCAGCCAAAACAAAGGGCCTGGTCAACCGATTCAGACCAGCTCATGGAAGGCTTCCCGCTTGCAACCTTGTAAAACCCGACCATGAGCTCCGTCTCTTTTTCATGATGCATCTCCAGCCAGGTCCTGAATTCCTCCTGGCTGTTAAAAAAGACTGCCGTTTCTTTTAAGGGGTTCGGTCCCGGGCTTCCCTCTTGGTTCCCGTTCATCGCTCGGAAAGGGTTTTCAGGGCTTCCGCGCTGCTTGATACAAAGCTGACGTGTCGGCCTTTGTTGCTCTCAAAAATAAAGTCCTTCAGGCTTTT
This genomic stretch from Bacteroides sp. harbors:
- a CDS encoding TlpA disulfide reductase family protein; this translates as MKKFLILIPLVLFLGCSRKGNHTIRIAGSPGNSEISVAELKTNDSTYVDTIVGGSYSFVISDLKDNYIELKLDEWIPLYAEPGDSIFIHYDKANIQVQFSGNGFEESEYLFKGRELMKELGFGDPRMIDIALFSSNPESFLKSVDSIKQVRTKLLRDYKDLNPNISDNFFNTESLLIDYYWINQQFGYPGFYEMLTNTKAELPGNYYQFTDQVEPGQAELFKFKVYREALSAYLDHKAKDFQDKYLLAKELFTEKEMFEEIIYAKFITYINFNGTDGLDSIYQDFLPYINDQERKEFLTGKYNSWSRLAIGEKAPEFEIADDGGNVVRLSDFYGKFVYIDCWSSFCGPCLKEMPEMKKLSDEYKNENIVFISISADDDREKWLSKIKEFQFTNTVNLWTAGTNHPFNNDYNAKAFPRYILIDEKGNILDATADNPSMIKEKLEQLL
- a CDS encoding YdeI/OmpD-associated family protein, giving the protein MNGNQEGSPGPNPLKETAVFFNSQEEFRTWLEMHHEKETELMVGFYKVASGKPSMSWSESVDQALCFGWIDGIRKSIDRECYCIRFTPRRPGSNWSEVNIRKAEALTEAGLMKAAGLKAFSLRKVNEPGISLQEKDRVFHGSAYEKRFREDPEAWAFFVKQAPSYKKAIMRWIMSGVQEKTRQSRLEKAIRESRQHKRVS